Proteins encoded by one window of Bradyrhizobium sp. B097:
- a CDS encoding tetratricopeptide repeat protein, translating to MLSTRFNRLTIAVLAAAALAVPAQLAAQTPDHPTDNAAQFPSKTDLKSLTTAGSYLAARHASVERDAASAAAFYRSALRTDPKNSELLDRAFISSLADGDIEEAVKLADRILIQDKANRVARLVVGVRDLKLKKYAAAQSNINQSVRGPITDLVATLLSAWAAYGAGDSKGAVASIDKLTGPEWYPIFKDLHAGMIYELSGKEKDAGARFEKVYKLDDSMLRTVDEYARWTSRNKDAAAATAMYEAFDKKLPRHPLVLEGIKETKAGKKLSPLIDSPQAGAAEALYGIGATLTRRGGEDLALVYLQLALYLQPNHPLALLSLADLYESVKKPQMAIKVYERMPASSPLKRNAQIQLATNLDAADRSDEAIKILKEVTTDQPKDIEAILALGNIERGRKKFADCATTYSQAIDALPAAGGDKNAWVTYYYRGICEERSKQWNKAEADMRKALELQPEQPHVLNYLGYSWIDQGINLDEGMKMIKRAVDQRPDDGYIVDSLGWAFYRIGNYEEAVKNLERAIDLKPEDPTINDHLGDAYWRVGRTLEAKFQWAHARDLKPEPEELPKIQAKIDNGLPDDTSNAASADKKKDDDGKGG from the coding sequence ATGCTGTCCACCCGTTTCAACCGCCTGACGATTGCCGTTCTTGCTGCCGCGGCGCTTGCCGTGCCTGCGCAGCTTGCGGCGCAGACACCAGACCATCCGACCGACAATGCCGCGCAATTCCCGAGCAAAACCGACCTGAAGTCGCTGACCACCGCCGGCAGCTATCTGGCCGCCCGCCACGCCAGTGTCGAGCGCGATGCGGCCTCCGCCGCCGCGTTCTACCGCTCGGCGCTGCGCACCGATCCGAAGAATTCCGAGCTGCTCGACCGTGCCTTCATCTCCTCGCTCGCCGATGGCGACATCGAGGAGGCGGTGAAGCTCGCCGACCGCATCCTGATCCAGGACAAGGCCAATCGCGTCGCCCGCCTCGTGGTCGGCGTGCGCGACCTCAAGCTGAAGAAATACGCCGCCGCGCAGTCCAACATCAACCAGTCGGTGCGCGGCCCGATCACCGATCTGGTGGCCACGCTGCTGTCGGCCTGGGCAGCCTACGGCGCCGGCGACAGCAAGGGCGCGGTCGCTTCGATCGACAAGCTGACCGGCCCCGAGTGGTATCCGATCTTCAAAGATCTGCACGCCGGCATGATCTACGAGCTGTCCGGCAAGGAGAAGGATGCCGGCGCCCGCTTCGAGAAGGTCTACAAGCTCGACGATTCGATGCTGCGCACGGTCGACGAATATGCGCGCTGGACCTCGCGCAACAAGGATGCCGCCGCCGCGACCGCGATGTACGAGGCGTTCGACAAGAAGCTGCCGCGTCATCCGCTGGTGCTGGAGGGCATCAAGGAAACCAAGGCCGGCAAGAAGCTGTCACCGCTGATCGATTCACCGCAGGCCGGAGCCGCCGAGGCGCTGTACGGCATCGGCGCGACGCTGACCCGCCGCGGCGGCGAGGACCTCGCGCTGGTCTATCTGCAGCTCGCGCTCTATCTGCAGCCGAACCATCCGCTGGCGCTGCTGTCGCTCGCCGATCTCTATGAATCGGTGAAGAAGCCGCAGATGGCGATCAAGGTCTATGAGCGGATGCCGGCGTCCTCGCCGCTGAAGCGCAACGCGCAGATCCAGCTCGCGACCAATCTCGACGCCGCCGACCGCAGCGACGAGGCGATCAAGATCCTCAAGGAAGTCACCACGGATCAGCCGAAGGACATCGAGGCGATCCTGGCGCTCGGCAATATCGAGCGCGGCCGCAAGAAGTTCGCCGACTGCGCCACCACCTATTCGCAGGCGATCGACGCGCTGCCGGCCGCCGGTGGCGACAAGAACGCCTGGGTCACCTACTACTACCGCGGCATCTGCGAGGAGCGCTCCAAGCAGTGGAATAAGGCCGAGGCCGACATGCGCAAGGCGCTCGAACTGCAGCCCGAGCAGCCGCATGTGCTGAACTATCTCGGCTATTCCTGGATCGACCAGGGCATCAACCTCGACGAAGGCATGAAGATGATCAAGCGTGCCGTCGATCAGCGCCCTGACGACGGCTACATCGTCGATTCCCTCGGTTGGGCCTTTTACCGGATCGGCAATTACGAGGAGGCGGTGAAGAACCTCGAGCGCGCGATCGATCTGAAACCGGAAGATCCGACCATCAACGACCATCTCGGCGACGCCTACTGGCGCGTCGGCCGCACGCTGGAAGCCAAGTTCCAGTGGGCGCATGCGCGCGACCTCAAGCCCGAGCCGGAAGAGCTGCCGAAGATCCAGGCCAAGATCGACAACGGCCTGCCGGACGACACCTCGAACGCCGCCTCCGCCGACAAGAAGAAGGACGATGACGGCAAGGGCGGTTAG
- a CDS encoding GNAT family protein yields MPWLEPVTLRGAHARLEPLSHDHRDGLVDAVKDGGLSQLWYTAIPQPENMAKEIDRRLGLQAAGSMLPFTVFDADGRISGMSTYMNVDTPNRRVEIGSTWYAKRVQRSAVNTQCKLLLLQHAFEKLDCIAVEFRTHFFNHQSRRGIERLGAKQDGVLRSHQIAPNGTLRDTVVYSIIASEWPTVKAHLNYQLNEKPR; encoded by the coding sequence ATGCCCTGGCTCGAACCGGTCACCCTTCGCGGCGCGCATGCGCGGCTCGAACCGCTGTCCCATGATCATCGCGACGGTCTCGTCGACGCAGTCAAGGATGGCGGTCTCTCTCAACTCTGGTACACCGCGATCCCGCAGCCGGAGAACATGGCCAAGGAGATCGACCGAAGGCTCGGCCTGCAGGCGGCCGGATCGATGCTGCCGTTCACGGTGTTCGATGCCGACGGCCGGATCTCCGGCATGTCGACCTACATGAATGTCGACACGCCGAACCGCCGCGTTGAGATCGGCTCGACCTGGTACGCCAAGCGTGTGCAGCGCAGCGCGGTCAACACGCAGTGCAAACTGCTGCTGCTGCAACATGCCTTCGAGAAACTCGATTGCATCGCGGTCGAGTTCCGCACGCATTTCTTCAATCACCAGAGCCGGCGCGGCATCGAGCGTTTGGGTGCCAAGCAGGACGGCGTCCTGCGCAGCCATCAGATCGCGCCCAACGGTACGTTGCGCGACACCGTGGTTTACAGCATCATCGCCAGCGAATGGCCGACGGTGAAGGCGCATCTCAATTATCAACTCAACGAAAAGCCGCGCTGA
- a CDS encoding 4-(cytidine 5'-diphospho)-2-C-methyl-D-erythritol kinase, whose translation MPALIEEGRAKVNLTLRVVGRRVDGFHDLESVVAFADCADRLTLEPGPELSLSMLGPLADACGDTSDNLVLKAARLLGERVADLEVGHFTLEKVLPVAAGIGGGSADAAAALRLLARLNELSLDDSRIMEVALQTGADVPVCVASRACDMTGVGEGLLPLDLPKMPCVLVNPRVPVATKDVFNALGLRHGELLIGATDVVMQGPSWPDAGHAVDDWIAALSRGTNDLEAPAARIEPVISDVLSALRETKGVRLVRMSGSGATCFAVFGTDTDAQAAGENLRAEHPGWWVHAGALS comes from the coding sequence GTGCCGGCGCTGATTGAAGAAGGGCGTGCCAAGGTCAACCTGACGCTCAGGGTTGTCGGGCGGCGCGTCGATGGGTTTCACGACCTGGAGAGCGTCGTCGCGTTTGCCGATTGCGCCGATCGTCTCACGCTCGAGCCGGGGCCCGAGCTGTCGCTCTCGATGCTGGGGCCGCTGGCTGATGCCTGTGGCGATACATCTGACAATCTGGTGCTCAAGGCCGCGCGGCTGCTCGGCGAGCGCGTCGCGGATCTCGAGGTCGGCCACTTCACGCTGGAGAAGGTGCTGCCCGTCGCGGCCGGCATCGGCGGCGGCTCGGCGGATGCCGCGGCCGCGCTGCGGCTTTTGGCGCGGCTCAACGAGCTCTCGCTCGACGATAGCAGGATCATGGAGGTCGCGCTGCAGACCGGCGCCGACGTGCCGGTCTGCGTCGCCTCGCGCGCCTGCGACATGACCGGCGTCGGCGAGGGCCTGTTGCCGCTCGACCTGCCGAAAATGCCGTGCGTGCTGGTCAATCCGCGCGTGCCGGTTGCGACCAAGGATGTCTTCAATGCGCTCGGCCTGCGCCATGGCGAGCTTCTGATCGGCGCCACCGATGTCGTGATGCAGGGACCGTCCTGGCCGGACGCCGGCCACGCGGTCGACGACTGGATCGCAGCGCTTTCGCGCGGCACCAACGATCTCGAAGCCCCCGCCGCGCGCATCGAGCCCGTCATCAGCGACGTCTTGTCCGCGCTGCGTGAGACCAAGGGCGTTCGCCTGGTGCGCATGTCGGGCTCCGGCGCGACCTGCTTTGCCGTGTTCGGAACCGACACCGACGCCCAGGCCGCCGGCGAGAATCTCCGTGCGGAGCATCCCGGCTGGTGGGTGCATGCGGGCGCGCTGAGCTAG
- a CDS encoding GMC family oxidoreductase N-terminal domain-containing protein, protein METFDYVIIGAGSAGSVLTNRLSEDAAVRVCVLEAGPSDWHPYIHLPAGFIKTFHMKSVNWAYQQEVGPYTGGRSIYAPRGKTLGGSSSINGHIYNRGQRQDFDTWAQLGNRGWGYPDVLPYFRRMERRIGEGDDTYRGRDGNLTVTTMDWQDPLCEAFMAGAVSLGIPRNPDYNGQIQEGVSYCQRTILNGLRVSAATAFLHPARKRPNVDVRTHAHVTGIIFEGKRAVGVRYNRGGKHGDPLEIRATKEVILSGGAYNSPQLLQLSGVGSPELLKSHGIAVRHALPGVGEGLQDHYAPRSVARVKNIRTINELRRGFSLWGEAIKWATTRRGLLSLSPTMVYCFWHSGETTESSDLQLTFTPASYKEGVQGQLEDEPGMTVASWQQRPESRGYVRIRSADPFAPPIIQTNYLAEEIDRRVVVAGMKLARRLLASEPLKPYFAYEDFPGPKVTSDEELLAAATQRGTTTFHPGCTCRMGPADAPWAVVDDQLRVHGMEGLRVIDASIMPRMISANLNASTLMIADKASDMIRGKTPEAAAKLPEYA, encoded by the coding sequence ATGGAAACGTTCGATTATGTGATCATCGGCGCAGGCTCCGCCGGGAGCGTGCTGACCAACCGGTTGAGTGAAGACGCTGCTGTCAGGGTGTGCGTGCTGGAGGCGGGGCCTAGCGACTGGCATCCCTACATCCATCTGCCGGCCGGCTTCATCAAGACCTTCCACATGAAGAGCGTGAACTGGGCCTACCAGCAGGAGGTGGGTCCCTACACGGGCGGGCGCAGCATCTACGCGCCGCGCGGCAAGACGCTCGGCGGCTCATCCTCGATCAACGGCCACATCTACAACCGCGGCCAGCGCCAGGATTTCGACACCTGGGCGCAGCTCGGCAATCGCGGCTGGGGTTATCCCGACGTGCTGCCGTACTTCCGGCGCATGGAGCGTCGGATTGGCGAGGGCGACGACACCTATCGCGGTCGCGACGGCAATCTCACCGTCACCACGATGGACTGGCAGGATCCGCTCTGCGAGGCCTTCATGGCGGGGGCGGTCAGCCTCGGTATTCCGCGCAATCCTGACTACAACGGCCAGATCCAGGAGGGCGTGTCGTACTGCCAGCGCACCATCCTGAACGGCCTCAGGGTCAGCGCCGCGACCGCGTTCCTGCATCCGGCGCGAAAGCGGCCGAATGTCGATGTGCGCACGCATGCCCATGTCACCGGCATCATCTTCGAGGGCAAGCGCGCAGTCGGCGTGCGCTATAACCGCGGCGGCAAGCACGGCGATCCGCTCGAGATACGTGCCACCAAGGAAGTCATCCTCTCCGGCGGCGCCTACAACTCGCCGCAGCTGTTGCAGCTCTCCGGCGTCGGCTCGCCCGAGCTGCTGAAGTCGCACGGCATCGCGGTGCGCCACGCGTTGCCGGGTGTCGGCGAGGGCTTGCAGGATCACTACGCGCCGCGTTCGGTGGCGCGGGTCAAGAACATCCGGACCATCAACGAGCTGCGCCGCGGCTTCAGCCTGTGGGGCGAGGCGATCAAATGGGCGACGACGCGGCGCGGCCTGCTGTCGCTGTCGCCGACCATGGTCTACTGCTTCTGGCACTCCGGCGAGACTACCGAGAGCTCTGATTTGCAGCTCACCTTCACGCCGGCGAGCTACAAGGAAGGCGTGCAGGGCCAGCTCGAGGACGAGCCCGGCATGACGGTGGCCTCATGGCAGCAGCGGCCGGAGAGCCGCGGCTATGTCCGCATCCGCTCCGCCGATCCGTTCGCGCCGCCGATCATCCAGACCAACTATCTTGCCGAGGAGATCGACCGCCGCGTCGTCGTCGCCGGCATGAAGCTGGCGCGCCGGCTGCTCGCCTCCGAGCCGCTCAAGCCGTATTTCGCCTATGAGGACTTTCCCGGCCCGAAGGTCACGAGCGACGAGGAGCTGCTCGCGGCCGCGACCCAGCGCGGCACCACCACCTTCCATCCCGGCTGCACCTGTCGGATGGGTCCGGCCGACGCGCCGTGGGCCGTGGTCGACGACCAGCTTCGGGTCCATGGCATGGAGGGCCTGCGCGTGATCGACGCCTCGATCATGCCGCGGATGATCTCAGCCAATCTCAACGCCTCGACCTTGATGATCGCCGACAAGGCCTCCGACATGATCCGCGGCAAGACCCCCGAGGCGGCTGCGAAACTGCCGGAGTATGCGTGA
- a CDS encoding SMP-30/gluconolactonase/LRE family protein, with amino-acid sequence MANIRVLATDLEFPEGPVVMPDGSVVLVEIRGQRLTRVYPDGRKEIVAKVPGGPNGAALGPDGKMYVCNNGGFSWIPTRNMIMPGPQPEDYLGGSIQRVDLQSGKVETVVTKCGEHELRGPNDLVFDRQGGLWFSDLGKRRAREMDVGAFYYLKPGMSEIVEAVHGILPANGIGLSPDEKTVYIAETPTARLWAYEVSEPGTIKPRDVIYRGERGKPIAGLGGYQMFDSLAVEASGNVCVATLISGCISVIAPDGTVVEQVPTGDRVTTNIAFGGPDLKTAYITLSGKGELIAMDWSRPGLPLNFLNM; translated from the coding sequence ATGGCCAATATCCGAGTTCTCGCCACCGATCTCGAGTTTCCCGAAGGTCCCGTCGTGATGCCCGACGGTTCGGTCGTGCTGGTCGAAATCCGCGGCCAGCGGCTGACCCGGGTCTATCCCGACGGACGCAAGGAGATCGTCGCCAAGGTGCCGGGCGGCCCGAACGGCGCAGCGCTCGGCCCCGACGGCAAGATGTACGTCTGCAACAATGGCGGCTTCTCCTGGATCCCGACCCGCAACATGATCATGCCGGGTCCGCAGCCGGAGGATTATCTCGGCGGCTCGATCCAGCGCGTCGATCTGCAATCCGGCAAGGTCGAGACGGTGGTGACGAAGTGTGGCGAGCATGAGCTGCGCGGGCCGAACGATCTGGTGTTCGACAGGCAGGGCGGCCTGTGGTTCTCCGATCTCGGCAAGCGCCGCGCCCGCGAGATGGATGTCGGCGCGTTCTATTATCTGAAGCCCGGCATGAGCGAGATCGTCGAGGCCGTGCACGGCATCCTGCCCGCCAACGGCATCGGCCTGTCGCCGGACGAGAAGACCGTCTACATCGCGGAGACGCCGACGGCGCGGCTGTGGGCCTATGAGGTATCCGAGCCCGGCACCATCAAGCCGCGCGACGTGATCTATCGCGGCGAGCGCGGCAAGCCGATCGCGGGCCTCGGCGGCTACCAGATGTTCGATTCGCTCGCGGTCGAAGCATCAGGCAATGTCTGCGTCGCGACGCTGATCTCGGGCTGCATCTCGGTGATCGCGCCTGACGGCACGGTGGTCGAGCAGGTGCCGACCGGCGACCGCGTCACCACCAACATCGCCTTCGGCGGACCCGACCTGAAGACCGCCTACATCACGCTGTCCGGCAAGGGCGAGCTGATCGCGATGGACTGGTCGCGGCCGGGATTGCCGCTGAATTTTCTGAACATGTGA
- a CDS encoding electron transfer flavoprotein-ubiquinone oxidoreductase: protein MSAEDLPLRESMEFDVVIVGAGPSGLSAAIRLKQLNPELSIVVVEKGSEVGAHILSGAVIDPVSLDKLIPDWREDADCPLKTQVKEDRFYWTTSQGWFRIPNFIMPPLMHNHHNYIGSLGNVCRWLAPKAEALGVEIYPGFAATEVLYDDKGAVRGIATGDMGIAKDGSHKDSYTRGMELLGKYTLFAEGARGSLSKQLIAKFKLDANSEPPKFGIGLKEVWQIDPAKHRKGRVQHTLGWPLNDKTGGGSFLYHYDDNRVAVGFVVHLNYTDPYLSPFDEFQRMKTHPDIRELFEGGKRLAYGARAITEGGYQSVPRLSFPGGALIGCAAGFVNVPRIKGVHNAMGSGMLAAEHVAAALGAGRANDELVEYENAWRSSAIGKDLFKVRNAKPLLSKFGNLLGMALSGFDMWCNTLGFSLFGTQSHAKPDRKTLDPSKQHQPIAYPKPDGKISFDKLSSVFLSNTNHEEDQPVHLKVADMNLQKTSEHDVFAGPSNRYCPAGVYEWVEESAGPRFQINAQNCVHCKTCDVKDPNGNITWVPPEGGGGPNYEAM from the coding sequence ATGAGTGCTGAAGACCTTCCCCTGCGCGAGTCTATGGAATTCGATGTCGTCATCGTCGGCGCCGGCCCGTCGGGCCTGTCGGCCGCGATCCGGCTGAAGCAGCTCAATCCCGAGCTCTCGATCGTCGTGGTGGAGAAGGGCTCCGAGGTCGGCGCGCACATCCTGTCGGGTGCGGTGATCGATCCGGTGTCGCTCGACAAGTTGATCCCGGACTGGCGCGAGGACGCAGACTGTCCGTTGAAGACCCAGGTCAAGGAAGACCGCTTCTACTGGACGACGTCGCAAGGCTGGTTCCGCATTCCGAACTTCATCATGCCGCCGTTGATGCACAATCATCACAACTATATCGGCTCGCTCGGCAATGTCTGCCGCTGGCTGGCGCCGAAGGCGGAAGCGCTCGGCGTCGAGATCTACCCGGGCTTTGCCGCCACTGAGGTGCTCTATGACGACAAGGGCGCGGTGCGCGGCATTGCCACCGGCGACATGGGCATCGCCAAGGATGGCAGCCACAAGGATTCCTACACCCGCGGCATGGAGCTGCTCGGCAAGTACACGCTGTTCGCCGAAGGCGCGCGCGGCTCGCTGTCGAAGCAGCTGATCGCGAAGTTCAAGCTCGACGCCAACTCCGAGCCGCCGAAATTCGGCATCGGGCTCAAGGAGGTCTGGCAGATCGACCCGGCCAAGCACCGCAAGGGACGGGTTCAGCATACGCTGGGATGGCCGCTGAACGACAAGACCGGCGGCGGCTCGTTCCTCTATCATTACGACGACAACCGCGTCGCGGTCGGCTTCGTGGTGCATCTGAACTACACCGACCCGTATCTGTCGCCGTTCGACGAATTCCAGCGGATGAAGACGCATCCCGATATCCGCGAACTGTTCGAAGGCGGCAAGCGGCTTGCCTATGGTGCGCGCGCCATCACCGAGGGCGGCTACCAGTCGGTGCCGCGGCTCTCCTTCCCGGGCGGCGCGCTGATCGGCTGCGCGGCCGGCTTCGTCAACGTCCCGCGCATCAAGGGCGTCCACAATGCGATGGGCTCCGGCATGCTCGCCGCCGAACATGTCGCGGCCGCGCTCGGCGCCGGTCGCGCCAATGACGAGCTCGTCGAGTATGAAAACGCCTGGCGCTCGTCCGCGATCGGCAAGGACCTGTTCAAGGTCCGCAACGCCAAGCCGCTGCTGTCGAAGTTCGGCAACCTGCTCGGAATGGCGCTCTCCGGCTTCGACATGTGGTGCAACACGCTCGGCTTCTCGCTGTTCGGCACCCAGTCGCACGCCAAGCCCGACCGCAAGACGCTCGATCCGTCCAAGCAGCACCAGCCGATCGCCTATCCGAAGCCGGACGGCAAGATCTCCTTTGACAAGCTGTCGTCGGTGTTCCTGTCCAACACCAACCACGAGGAGGACCAGCCGGTCCATCTCAAGGTCGCCGACATGAACCTGCAGAAGACGTCGGAGCACGACGTGTTCGCCGGTCCCTCCAATCGCTATTGCCCGGCCGGCGTCTATGAATGGGTCGAGGAATCGGCCGGCCCGCGCTTCCAGATCAACGCCCAGAATTGCGTCCACTGCAAAACCTGCGACGTTAAGGACCCCAACGGCAATATCACCTGGGTTCCTCCGGAGGGCGGCGGCGGCCCGAACTACGAGGCGATGTAA
- a CDS encoding NAD(P)/FAD-dependent oxidoreductase: MNVQTQIRAAEPVTTEHFDVLIAGAGISGVGAAYHLTTQCPGTSFVVLETQKTFGGTWSTHRYPGIRSDSDLHTFGYRFKPWTSAPIASAAEILKYMGEVIDENDLARHIRYRHTITAAEWSNETNLWTIDATRIDTGEQLRFTTNFFWMCQGYYRHDAGYTPEWTDMAKFKGTVVHPQTWPDDLDYKGKRVVVIGSGATAATLIPAMAKDAGHVTMLQRSPTYFRTGRNAIEIAEELRRLQVDEHWIHEITRRKILFEQDAFTRRTFAEPEGAKKDLLAAVEAVLGKDYDIATHFTPRYRPWRQRIAFIPDADLFHAIKGGKASVVTDEIERFTEKGILLKSGKELEADIIITATGFHLSANGGIDFAIDGKPLDFKDTVTYRGMMFTGVPNLVWVFGYFRASWTLRVDLVGDFVCRMLKHMKATGVSKVTPALRPEDHNMPLLPWIDPENFNPGYMMRGMHLLPKRGDKPEWQHNQDYWAEKDEFPAIDLKDKAFVYG; encoded by the coding sequence ATGAACGTCCAGACCCAAATCCGCGCCGCCGAGCCCGTCACGACCGAGCACTTCGACGTTCTGATCGCGGGCGCCGGCATCTCCGGCGTCGGCGCCGCCTACCACCTCACCACGCAATGCCCGGGCACCAGCTTCGTGGTGCTGGAGACGCAGAAGACCTTCGGCGGCACCTGGTCCACCCACCGCTATCCCGGCATCCGCTCCGACAGCGACCTGCATACTTTCGGCTATCGCTTCAAGCCGTGGACCAGCGCGCCGATCGCGAGCGCAGCCGAGATCCTGAAATACATGGGCGAGGTGATCGACGAGAACGATCTCGCCCGCCACATCCGCTATCGCCACACCATCACCGCGGCGGAGTGGTCGAACGAGACCAATCTCTGGACTATCGATGCCACGCGCATCGACACCGGCGAGCAGCTGCGCTTCACGACGAACTTCTTCTGGATGTGCCAGGGCTACTACCGCCACGACGCGGGCTATACGCCCGAATGGACCGACATGGCGAAGTTCAAGGGCACGGTCGTGCATCCGCAGACCTGGCCCGACGACCTCGACTACAAGGGCAAGCGCGTGGTCGTGATCGGCTCCGGTGCAACGGCTGCGACCCTGATCCCGGCGATGGCCAAGGACGCCGGCCATGTCACCATGCTGCAGCGTTCGCCGACCTATTTCCGCACCGGCCGCAACGCGATCGAGATCGCCGAGGAGCTGCGCAGGCTGCAGGTCGACGAGCACTGGATCCACGAGATCACCCGCCGCAAGATCCTGTTCGAGCAGGACGCCTTCACCAGGCGGACCTTCGCCGAGCCCGAGGGCGCCAAGAAGGACCTGCTGGCGGCGGTCGAGGCCGTCCTCGGCAAGGACTACGACATCGCCACCCACTTCACGCCGCGCTACCGGCCGTGGCGGCAGCGCATCGCCTTCATTCCGGATGCCGACCTGTTCCACGCCATCAAGGGCGGCAAGGCTTCGGTCGTCACCGACGAGATCGAGCGCTTCACCGAGAAGGGCATCCTGCTCAAGTCCGGCAAGGAGCTCGAGGCCGACATCATCATCACCGCGACCGGCTTCCACCTCTCCGCCAATGGCGGCATCGACTTCGCAATCGACGGCAAGCCGCTCGACTTCAAGGACACCGTGACCTATCGCGGCATGATGTTCACCGGCGTGCCGAACCTCGTCTGGGTGTTCGGCTATTTCCGCGCCAGCTGGACCTTGCGCGTCGATCTGGTCGGCGACTTCGTCTGCCGCATGCTCAAGCACATGAAGGCGACCGGCGTGAGCAAGGTGACGCCGGCGCTGCGCCCCGAAGACCACAACATGCCGCTGCTGCCGTGGATCGATCCGGAGAACTTCAACCCCGGCTACATGATGCGCGGCATGCACCTGCTGCCGAAGCGCGGCGACAAGCCGGAGTGGCAGCACAACCAGGACTACTGGGCCGAGAAGGACGAATTCCCGGCGATCGACCTCAAGGACAAGGCGTTCGTCTACGGCTGA